In Leishmania major strain Friedlin complete genome, chromosome 34, the following proteins share a genomic window:
- a CDS encoding RNA-binding protein-like protein — MQSKGVETGSYKPSLRVDIGSADNAKEEPANVTEGSPHKVITPHVSTNIFVAGIPSTWDDDALRERYKEFGEIVSTKVVKNRHFGFVMFRKAESAHAAINATHLTQPTPNCGTVLHVSIAMHDEGLDDHPNDRLFIRGLPQWATKEHLRQMFAPYGVITECAVLMNPLGQCKGSGFVQFSSQQEATAAIKARDSISMDNWPNQLEVKYSESAEVRQMRQERNRNRQRHWLPSPQYRGGNTPSSLPSPYPGFSPPLSLIPSPQAFPVMNAMPFSMVYSPTPATTGAPTQIVYPQPIYQTIPPFYSASAVPIPAPIPLPQKGDLHFSGPPLTEELLRLMLQSYGEVEAVKKLDNDTGIAVRLRDVTKHALVVQQLNGSLFPTGQLLAVGIYA, encoded by the coding sequence ATGCAGTCCAAAGGCGTCGAAACGGGCAGTTACAAGCCCTCCTTACGGGTCGACATCGGCTCAGCCGACAACGCCAAGGAGGAGCCGGCAAACGTTACGGAAGGTAGCCCTCACAAAGTAATAACCCCGCATGTATCCACAAACATCTTTGTGGCCGGCATTCCGTCCACGTGGGACGATGACGCTCTGCGAGAACGCTACAAAGAGTTTGGTGAGATTGTATCGACAAAAGTAGTCAAGAACCGCCACTTTGGCTTTGTAATGTTTCGGAAAGCGGAgtctgcgcacgcagcgatCAACGCCACACACCTGACACAGCCAACTCCCAACTGTGGCACCGTCCTGCACGTTTCTATTGCCATGCATGACGAGGGACTCGATGACCACCCTAATGACCGCCTTTTCATTCGCGGGCTGCCGCAATGGGCGACGAAGGAGCACCTTCGACAGATGTTCGCGCCCTACGGTGTCATTACCGAGTGCGCGGTTCTCATGAATCCCCTCGGGCAGTGCAAAGGATCTGGCTTTGTTCAGTTTTCCTCACAGCAAGAAGCCACTGCCGCCATCAAGGCGCGGGACTCCATTAGCATGGACAATTGGCCCAACCAACTCGAAGTGAAGTACTCGGAGTCGGCCGAGGTGCGGCAGATGCGGCAAGAGCGCAACCGCAATCGCCAGCGGCACTGGCTCCCGTCACCACAGTATCGCGGCGGCAACACCCCCAGCTCCCTCCCTTCGCCCTACCCGGGGTTTTCGCCGCCACTCTCCCTTATCCCGTCTCCGCAGGCGTTTCCAGTGATGAACGCGATGCCGTTTTCGATGGTGTACTCGCCAACACCAGCCACTACGGGTGCCCCGACGCAGATCGTCTACCCCCAGCCCATCTACCAGACCATACCACCCTTCTACTCGGCATCTGCAGTGCCTATCCCAGCACCGATTCCGCTTCCTCAAAAAGGCGACTTGCACTTTAGCGGCCCGCCGTTGACAGAGGAGTTGCTGCGTCTTATGCTGCAGTCCTACGGTGAGGTGGAGGCAGTCAAAAAACTAGATAATGACACCGGCATCGCGGTGCGCCTACGAGACGTGACGAAGCATGCACTGGTGGTGCAACAGCTGAACGGCTCGCTCTTTCCGACAGGGCAGTTGTTGGCGGTCGGTATTTACGCGTAG
- a CDS encoding cell differentiation protein-like protein: MDAPAAYPPWEEESNDLAKFGYRQQRFPQAGYSRFPVAQPQPRPPQQPQPQPQPPQAALPQQVARLEPSQYPDVVREMLMHIQNLYHQDTRERAILTLSKKREKFTLLGPTLWYSVGVMAIFLQEIVSMYPLLNTPSSAPVKPIINRVSSVLTLLQVIAQHDASRRPFMESNICLFLYPFLRATPAERSEVLRLTSLGVIGALVKADDPAIISYLLNTEIFPICLKIMEQAIEISKIISTFIIQKLLMSDQGLVYACQNPSRFTAVADVLHRMVAEKGPQNEHVCGPRLLKHIIRCYLRLSENERAREALPKILPEELRNNTFQEYLDEDINMRKWLLQLLVNIGDEGARRISETAKHAQ, from the coding sequence ATGGACGCGCCCGCTGCGTACCCTCCgtgggaggaagagagcaaCGATCTCGCCAAGTTTGGCtaccggcagcagcgattTCCGCAGGCAGGATATAGTCGCTTTCCCGTGGCTCAGCCCCAGCCGCGTCCACCGCAgcaaccgcagccgcagccgcagccgccgcaggcggcactgccgcagcaggtcgCCCGTCTGGAGCCTAGCCAGTACCCTGATGTGGTGCGGGAGATGCTGATGCACATTCAGAACTTGTATCACCAAGACACGCGCGAGCGAGCCATCTTGACCTTGTCCAAGAAGCGTGAGAAGTTCACCTTACTCGGTCCGACCCTGTGGTACAGCGTCGGTGTCATGGCGATCTTTTTGCAAGAAATCGTATCCATGTACCCCCTCCTCAACACGCCCTCCTCGGCCCCGGTGAAGCCGATCATCAACCGCGTTAGCAGTGTGCTTACCCTGCTACAGGTCATTGCCCAGCACgacgcgtcgcggcggcccTTTATGGAGTCCAATATTTGCCTCTTCCTTTACCCGTTTCTGCGCGCCACCCCAGCAGAGCGGtccgaggtgctgcgcctgaCGTCACTTGGCGTCATCGGTGCGCTAGTCAAGGCGGACGACCCGGCCATCATCTCCTACCTCCTCAACACAGAGATCTTCCCGATTTGCCTGAAGATCATGGAGCAGGCGATCGAGATTTCGAAGATAATCTCTACCTTCATCATCCAGAAGCTTCTGATGTCGGACCAGGGCCTGGTGTACGCTTGCCAGAACCCCAGCCGCttcaccgctgtcgccgacGTCCTGCATCGCATGGTGGCCGAGAAAGGACCGCAGAACGAGCACGTGTGCGGGCCGCGCCTTCTGAAGCACATCATCCGCTGCTACCTTCGCCTCTCTGAAAACGAGCGTGCGCGTGAGGCTCTGCCCAAGATTCTCcccgaggagctgcgcaacaATACCTTTCAGGAGTACCTGGACGAAGACATCAACATGAGGAAGTggctcctccagctgctcgtcAACATTGGAGATGAAGGTGCGCGCCGCATCAGCGAAACCGCGAAGCATGCACAGTAG